In Rhizorhabdus phycosphaerae, the genomic stretch CCAGATCGTCCCGATCCACGGCCAGCAAAGCGCTGCCCGTCGCGGCATCGTCTGACAGGAGGATGATGCGACGACCGGCATAATGGCGGCAGAAGTAATCGCGTTCGATCTTGAGTGCCGCATCGCGCACCAGAGCGGCCATCATCTCCGCCATCGCCGGACCATGATCGTCGCGACAACTGGATATGTCGAGCGCTCCCGCAAGCCTGCCCTGTGGATCATGGACCGGCGCATCCATGCAGCTCATATCGACGTTGCGGCTGGCAAAATGCTGGTCACGGTGGATGACGACCGGCTTCCCCTCGAACAGGCAGGTGCCGATGCCGTTGGTGCCTTGCTCCGCCTCGCTCCAGATCGCGCCTTCGACCAGCCCGGCGGCGGTGAAAGCTGCAACGTCGCCATCGCCCGATCGCTGCTCGAGGATCACGCCTTTCGCGTCGCTCAGGATCACCGCGCACCCCGATCGTCCGACCGATCGGTAGATATTGTCCAATATGGGCGCTGCGACCTGCAGCATCGTCTCATGCTCGGCACGCGCGGCCGACAGCGCCG encodes the following:
- a CDS encoding GAF domain-containing protein, with the translated sequence MVLETLRSPSSAATSTVAASWCRSAFAHGLTPDDVPLRDRLDQAALSAARAEHETMLQVAAPILDNIYRSVGRSGCAVILSDAKGVILEQRSGDGDVAAFTAAGLVEGAIWSEAEQGTNGIGTCLFEGKPVVIHRDQHFASRNVDMSCMDAPVHDPQGRLAGALDISSCRDDHGPAMAEMMAALVRDAALKIERDYFCRHYAGRRIILLSDDAATGSALLAVDRDDLVVGASRAARVRLRLTDDALSKPHPLSQLLGEDVRPSFDDADRTVLRQALAQAGGNASRAARLLGIGRATLYRRLARAGLSS